One genomic window of Cheilinus undulatus linkage group 7, ASM1832078v1, whole genome shotgun sequence includes the following:
- the serbp1a gene encoding SERPINE1 mRNA binding protein 1a isoform X1 → MPGQMQEGFGCAITNRFDQLFDDESDPFELLKQAEVKKKEAPAPGAAKTAAQAAKQSKKESQKDRKAPLADKKEETQAPVPLKKDGAGMRRMGRKPEGDGSRPQGGQGEGRPLTDRRPADRRPPRRFERPAGEAGDKPEGGEFSVEKPIGDRPMRGRGGGRGGRGGRGRGMGRSDGFDSRGKREFDRHSGSDKSSLKGEEKRGGSGSHNWGTVKDELNELDQSNVTEENPEGEEHPPADSENKRENEVEEVKEEGPKEMTLDEWKAMQDKERAKVEFNIRKANEGATWNKGFVLHKSKAEDKKGEVIEAEVEEPKAEDEHHFRKPANDITSQLEINFGDLGRPGRGRGGPRGGRGGRGRGAPAAGETRPVRGGRTDKSSASVPNVDDPEAFPALA, encoded by the exons ATGCCCGGACAAATGCAAGAAGGTTTTGGCTGTGCCATAACCAATCGGTTCGACCAGTTATTTGACGACGAGTCGGATCCGTTTGAGCTGCTGAAGCAAGCTGAAGTGAAGAAGAAGGAGGCTCCTGCTCCTGGTGCCGCCAAGACTGCAGCACAGGCTGCCAAGCAGTCCAAAAAGGAGTcccaaaaagacagaaaagccCCACTGGCAGATAAGAAGGAGGAGACCCAGGCACCCGTCCCACTGAAGAAAGATG GTGCCGGCATGAGGAGAATGGGCCGCAAGCCGGAGGGTGATGGCTCCAGACCCCAGGGCGGCCAGGGAGAGGGGCGCCCCCTCACAGACAGGCGGCCAGCGGACAGGCGGCCCCCACGACGCTTTGAGAGGCCTGCCGGTGAAGCTGGAGACAAGCCTGAGGGAGGGGAATTCTCAGTAGAGAA ACCCATTGGTGACAGGCCGATGAGAGGACGTGGCGGCGGAAGAGGAGGCCGCGGAGGCAGAGGGCGCGGCATGGGTCGCAGTGACGGCTTTGATTCCAGAGGAAAGCGTGAATTTGATAGGCACAGTGGAAGTGACAAATC TAGTCTGAAAGGTGAGGAGAAGCGTGGCGGCAGTGGATCTCACAACTGGGGCACCGTCAAGGATGAACTCAA TGAGCTCGACCAATCAAACGTCACTGAAGAGAACCCTGAAGGAGAGGAGCATCCACCTGCTGATTCTGAGAACAA aaggGAGAATGAGGTTGAAGAAGTTAAGGAAGAAGGCCCCAAGGAGATGACTCTGGATGAATGGAAAGCCATGCAGGACAAGGAGAGGGCCAAAGTGGAGTTCAACATCCGTAAGGCCAATGAGGGAGCTACTTGGAACAAAGGATTTGTGCTGCACAAATCCAAGGCAGAG GATAAAAAGGGCGAAGTGATTGAGGCAGAGGTAGAGGAGCCCAAG GCTGAGGATGAACACCACTTCCGAAAACCAGCCAATGACATCACGTCCCAGCTGGAGATCAATTTTGGAGATCTGGGCCGTCCAGGCCGTGGCCGCGGTGGACCACGTGGTGGCCGGGGAGGCCGTGGCCGTGGTGCTCCAGCTGCTGGTGAAACAAGACCGGTCCGCGGAGGAAGGACTGACAAG TCATCTGCGTCGGTGCCAAACGTGGACGACCCGGAGGCCTTTCCAGCCCTGGCTTAA
- the serbp1a gene encoding SERPINE1 mRNA binding protein 1a isoform X3 gives MPGQMQEGFGCAITNRFDQLFDDESDPFELLKQAEVKKKEAPAPGAAKTAAQAAKQSKKESQKDRKAPLADKKEETQAPVPLKKDGAGMRRMGRKPEGDGSRPQGGQGEGRPLTDRRPADRRPPRRFERPAGEAGDKPEGGEFSVEKPIGDRPMRGRGGGRGGRGGRGRGMGRSDGFDSRGKREFDRHSGSDKSLKGEEKRGGSGSHNWGTVKDELNELDQSNVTEENPEGEEHPPADSENKRENEVEEVKEEGPKEMTLDEWKAMQDKERAKVEFNIRKANEGATWNKGFVLHKSKAEDKKGEVIEAEVEEPKAEDEHHFRKPANDITSQLEINFGDLGRPGRGRGGPRGGRGGRGRGAPAAGETRPVRGGRTDKSSASVPNVDDPEAFPALA, from the exons ATGCCCGGACAAATGCAAGAAGGTTTTGGCTGTGCCATAACCAATCGGTTCGACCAGTTATTTGACGACGAGTCGGATCCGTTTGAGCTGCTGAAGCAAGCTGAAGTGAAGAAGAAGGAGGCTCCTGCTCCTGGTGCCGCCAAGACTGCAGCACAGGCTGCCAAGCAGTCCAAAAAGGAGTcccaaaaagacagaaaagccCCACTGGCAGATAAGAAGGAGGAGACCCAGGCACCCGTCCCACTGAAGAAAGATG GTGCCGGCATGAGGAGAATGGGCCGCAAGCCGGAGGGTGATGGCTCCAGACCCCAGGGCGGCCAGGGAGAGGGGCGCCCCCTCACAGACAGGCGGCCAGCGGACAGGCGGCCCCCACGACGCTTTGAGAGGCCTGCCGGTGAAGCTGGAGACAAGCCTGAGGGAGGGGAATTCTCAGTAGAGAA ACCCATTGGTGACAGGCCGATGAGAGGACGTGGCGGCGGAAGAGGAGGCCGCGGAGGCAGAGGGCGCGGCATGGGTCGCAGTGACGGCTTTGATTCCAGAGGAAAGCGTGAATTTGATAGGCACAGTGGAAGTGACAAATC TCTGAAAGGTGAGGAGAAGCGTGGCGGCAGTGGATCTCACAACTGGGGCACCGTCAAGGATGAACTCAA TGAGCTCGACCAATCAAACGTCACTGAAGAGAACCCTGAAGGAGAGGAGCATCCACCTGCTGATTCTGAGAACAA aaggGAGAATGAGGTTGAAGAAGTTAAGGAAGAAGGCCCCAAGGAGATGACTCTGGATGAATGGAAAGCCATGCAGGACAAGGAGAGGGCCAAAGTGGAGTTCAACATCCGTAAGGCCAATGAGGGAGCTACTTGGAACAAAGGATTTGTGCTGCACAAATCCAAGGCAGAG GATAAAAAGGGCGAAGTGATTGAGGCAGAGGTAGAGGAGCCCAAG GCTGAGGATGAACACCACTTCCGAAAACCAGCCAATGACATCACGTCCCAGCTGGAGATCAATTTTGGAGATCTGGGCCGTCCAGGCCGTGGCCGCGGTGGACCACGTGGTGGCCGGGGAGGCCGTGGCCGTGGTGCTCCAGCTGCTGGTGAAACAAGACCGGTCCGCGGAGGAAGGACTGACAAG TCATCTGCGTCGGTGCCAAACGTGGACGACCCGGAGGCCTTTCCAGCCCTGGCTTAA
- the serbp1a gene encoding SERPINE1 mRNA binding protein 1a isoform X2 encodes MPGQMQEGFGCAITNRFDQLFDDESDPFELLKQAEVKKKEAPAPGAAKTAAQAAKQSKKESQKDRKAPLADKKEETQAPVPLKKDGAGMRRMGRKPEGDGSRPQGGQGEGRPLTDRRPADRRPPRRFERPAGEAGDKPEGGEFSVEKPIGDRPMRGRGGGRGGRGGRGRGMGRSDGFDSRGKREFDRHSGSDKSSLKGEEKRGGSGSHNWGTVKDELNELDQSNVTEENPEGEEHPPADSENKENEVEEVKEEGPKEMTLDEWKAMQDKERAKVEFNIRKANEGATWNKGFVLHKSKAEDKKGEVIEAEVEEPKAEDEHHFRKPANDITSQLEINFGDLGRPGRGRGGPRGGRGGRGRGAPAAGETRPVRGGRTDKSSASVPNVDDPEAFPALA; translated from the exons ATGCCCGGACAAATGCAAGAAGGTTTTGGCTGTGCCATAACCAATCGGTTCGACCAGTTATTTGACGACGAGTCGGATCCGTTTGAGCTGCTGAAGCAAGCTGAAGTGAAGAAGAAGGAGGCTCCTGCTCCTGGTGCCGCCAAGACTGCAGCACAGGCTGCCAAGCAGTCCAAAAAGGAGTcccaaaaagacagaaaagccCCACTGGCAGATAAGAAGGAGGAGACCCAGGCACCCGTCCCACTGAAGAAAGATG GTGCCGGCATGAGGAGAATGGGCCGCAAGCCGGAGGGTGATGGCTCCAGACCCCAGGGCGGCCAGGGAGAGGGGCGCCCCCTCACAGACAGGCGGCCAGCGGACAGGCGGCCCCCACGACGCTTTGAGAGGCCTGCCGGTGAAGCTGGAGACAAGCCTGAGGGAGGGGAATTCTCAGTAGAGAA ACCCATTGGTGACAGGCCGATGAGAGGACGTGGCGGCGGAAGAGGAGGCCGCGGAGGCAGAGGGCGCGGCATGGGTCGCAGTGACGGCTTTGATTCCAGAGGAAAGCGTGAATTTGATAGGCACAGTGGAAGTGACAAATC TAGTCTGAAAGGTGAGGAGAAGCGTGGCGGCAGTGGATCTCACAACTGGGGCACCGTCAAGGATGAACTCAA TGAGCTCGACCAATCAAACGTCACTGAAGAGAACCCTGAAGGAGAGGAGCATCCACCTGCTGATTCTGAGAACAA gGAGAATGAGGTTGAAGAAGTTAAGGAAGAAGGCCCCAAGGAGATGACTCTGGATGAATGGAAAGCCATGCAGGACAAGGAGAGGGCCAAAGTGGAGTTCAACATCCGTAAGGCCAATGAGGGAGCTACTTGGAACAAAGGATTTGTGCTGCACAAATCCAAGGCAGAG GATAAAAAGGGCGAAGTGATTGAGGCAGAGGTAGAGGAGCCCAAG GCTGAGGATGAACACCACTTCCGAAAACCAGCCAATGACATCACGTCCCAGCTGGAGATCAATTTTGGAGATCTGGGCCGTCCAGGCCGTGGCCGCGGTGGACCACGTGGTGGCCGGGGAGGCCGTGGCCGTGGTGCTCCAGCTGCTGGTGAAACAAGACCGGTCCGCGGAGGAAGGACTGACAAG TCATCTGCGTCGGTGCCAAACGTGGACGACCCGGAGGCCTTTCCAGCCCTGGCTTAA
- the serbp1a gene encoding SERPINE1 mRNA binding protein 1a isoform X4, with the protein MPGQMQEGFGCAITNRFDQLFDDESDPFELLKQAEVKKKEAPAPGAAKTAAQAAKQSKKESQKDRKAPLADKKEETQAPVPLKKDGAGMRRMGRKPEGDGSRPQGGQGEGRPLTDRRPADRRPPRRFERPAGEAGDKPEGGEFSVEKPIGDRPMRGRGGGRGGRGGRGRGMGRSDGFDSRGKREFDRHSGSDKSLKGEEKRGGSGSHNWGTVKDELNELDQSNVTEENPEGEEHPPADSENKENEVEEVKEEGPKEMTLDEWKAMQDKERAKVEFNIRKANEGATWNKGFVLHKSKAEDKKGEVIEAEVEEPKAEDEHHFRKPANDITSQLEINFGDLGRPGRGRGGPRGGRGGRGRGAPAAGETRPVRGGRTDKSSASVPNVDDPEAFPALA; encoded by the exons ATGCCCGGACAAATGCAAGAAGGTTTTGGCTGTGCCATAACCAATCGGTTCGACCAGTTATTTGACGACGAGTCGGATCCGTTTGAGCTGCTGAAGCAAGCTGAAGTGAAGAAGAAGGAGGCTCCTGCTCCTGGTGCCGCCAAGACTGCAGCACAGGCTGCCAAGCAGTCCAAAAAGGAGTcccaaaaagacagaaaagccCCACTGGCAGATAAGAAGGAGGAGACCCAGGCACCCGTCCCACTGAAGAAAGATG GTGCCGGCATGAGGAGAATGGGCCGCAAGCCGGAGGGTGATGGCTCCAGACCCCAGGGCGGCCAGGGAGAGGGGCGCCCCCTCACAGACAGGCGGCCAGCGGACAGGCGGCCCCCACGACGCTTTGAGAGGCCTGCCGGTGAAGCTGGAGACAAGCCTGAGGGAGGGGAATTCTCAGTAGAGAA ACCCATTGGTGACAGGCCGATGAGAGGACGTGGCGGCGGAAGAGGAGGCCGCGGAGGCAGAGGGCGCGGCATGGGTCGCAGTGACGGCTTTGATTCCAGAGGAAAGCGTGAATTTGATAGGCACAGTGGAAGTGACAAATC TCTGAAAGGTGAGGAGAAGCGTGGCGGCAGTGGATCTCACAACTGGGGCACCGTCAAGGATGAACTCAA TGAGCTCGACCAATCAAACGTCACTGAAGAGAACCCTGAAGGAGAGGAGCATCCACCTGCTGATTCTGAGAACAA gGAGAATGAGGTTGAAGAAGTTAAGGAAGAAGGCCCCAAGGAGATGACTCTGGATGAATGGAAAGCCATGCAGGACAAGGAGAGGGCCAAAGTGGAGTTCAACATCCGTAAGGCCAATGAGGGAGCTACTTGGAACAAAGGATTTGTGCTGCACAAATCCAAGGCAGAG GATAAAAAGGGCGAAGTGATTGAGGCAGAGGTAGAGGAGCCCAAG GCTGAGGATGAACACCACTTCCGAAAACCAGCCAATGACATCACGTCCCAGCTGGAGATCAATTTTGGAGATCTGGGCCGTCCAGGCCGTGGCCGCGGTGGACCACGTGGTGGCCGGGGAGGCCGTGGCCGTGGTGCTCCAGCTGCTGGTGAAACAAGACCGGTCCGCGGAGGAAGGACTGACAAG TCATCTGCGTCGGTGCCAAACGTGGACGACCCGGAGGCCTTTCCAGCCCTGGCTTAA
- the il12rb2 gene encoding interleukin-12 receptor subunit beta-2 isoform X1 has product MATMSRAWSILAAVMAMQLCTGLKSCSISSSAGRVVHRGSTFRVYCTFQCESKRSTERSIRSYPPSTKRDYAVLNSTTIYHEVVNITEERTFSCEDPCHPAKEPCGMDIEAGYPPEKPKNISCILNVTNNKTGIVKCTREKGRNTFVRNTSVLWEISVFENHTAAPVLHSISSKGSVSQSASISVSSSARKISVWVKIENVLGSAESIPLNYTLTDIAMPLAPVLGQPECFSRMCIVKVEQSVRTRYIEIQYTADTQTWTSTLNSMSQVQVQPLEPFRLYYFTARSRFNTGHWSPWSTNTSGWTQEEAPAKELDVWYIEDPSDNNSLRLYWKKPSVSIARGKIIQYKVSVYSQKAQTLIFTTNMSAEAWNYKVPFCADCEVKVWAYNSKGPSPPARITTRHRKAKPPQDVHFSANNQSVAISWGKLETASLHADIVVEWYPEGNKQEDLRWARLGRNNHLVITDITPAECYEIALYVFYNDSSVGQTKFREVIMDSVPAAGPSVQEKVDGNKVKVTWMEIPRGQRGGCIRNYSIYLENSNGHLQRYSVPASEKTYTVQGLSPDTHSLWMTASTDKGEGPAGQKVKFFIEEEAPLSLLLVCLVILLFVLFLICLWQCPAVKQRFCGLFECLMLEAVLDPANSKWAKECTQEKGKINLQLPRSPCSITEEEEEPILVDVEELPNLSSETCSSPVDSTQLSSETGLTPLMEQTTLHYPLTTYIKSLSHDSDTSDKTETSLDTNSTIDYISSHGLGEIDEEDQEEEEFPQTMGFFSSHNIFMGSLEFGGKLTLDAVKIDCTDFFQNM; this is encoded by the exons ATGGCGACCATGTCCCGAGCATGGAGCATCCTGGCTGCTGTGATGGCTATGCAGCTCTGCACAG GTCTCAAATCCTGCTCCATCTCGTCCAGTGCTGGGCGTGTGGTGCACCGAGGTTCCACTTTTAGAGTGTATTGCACCTTTCAATGCGAAAGTAAAAGATCAACTGAGAGATCAATTCGCAGCTATCCCCCGTCCACAAAACGGGACTATGCAGTACTGAATTCTACAACAATATATCATGAAGTGGTCAACATTACCGAGGAACGAACATTCAGCTGTGAGGACCCTTGTCATCCTGCAAAGGAACCCTGTGGAATGGACATTGAGGCAGGCT ACCCACCAGAAAAACCTAAAAACATTTCCTGTATCCTCAATGTCACAAATAACAAAACTGGGATTGTGAAGTGCACTCGGGAGAAAGGACGCAACACTTTTGTTAGGAACACATCCGTGCTATG GGAGATATCTGTATTTGAGAACCACACAGCTGCACCTGTGCTGCACAGCATCTCCAGTAAAGGAAGTGTGTCACAGTCTGCGAGTATTTCTGTGTCCAGCTCTGCCAGGAAGATCTCTGTGTGGGTCAAGATTGAAAATGTGCTGGGTTCTGCTGAGTCCATCCCCTTAAACTACACACTTACAGACATTG CAATGCCATTGGCTCCTGTTCTTGGCCAACCTGAATGTTTCTCCCGAATGTGCATCGTCAAAGTGGAGCAGTCTGTGAGGACTCGGTACATTGAGATCCAGTACACAGCAGACACGCAAACATGGACTTCTACTTTAAACTCA ATGAGTCAAGTACAGGTTCAACCTCTGGAGCCCTTCAGGTTGTACTATTTCACAGCCAGATCAAGATTCAACACTGGACACTGGAGTCCTTGGAGTACAAACACCTCTGGCTGGACTCAGGAGGAGG ctCCTGCCAAAGAGTTGGATGTGTGGTACATAGAAGATCCCTCTGATAATAACTCCCTGAGGCTGTACTGGAAA AAGCCAAGTGTTTCTATTGCTCGAGGAAAAATCATTCAGTACAAagtcagtgtttacagtcaaaaAGCCCAAACTCTGATCTTCACCACTAACATGAGTGCGGAAGCCTGGAACTATAAAGTCCCATTTTGTGCTGACTGTGAAGTGAAAGTGTGGGCTTACAACTCCAAAGGACCCTCACCGCCTGCTAGAATTACAACCAGACACAGAAAAG CCAAGCCCCCTCAGGATGTTCACTTTTCAGCAAACAACCAGAGCGTCGCCATCTCCTGGGGAAAGCTTGAAACTGCATCTCTGCATGCAGATATTGTGGTGGAGTGGTACCCAGAGGGGAACAAACAGGAAGATCTCAGATGGGCCAGACTAGGGAGAAACAACCATTTGGTTATTACCG ATATAACGCCAGCTGAGTGCTATGAGATagcactgtatgttttttaTAATGACAGTTCAGTGGGTCAAACAAAATTTAGAGAAGTCATCATGGATTCAG TCCCAGCAGCTGGCCCATCGGTCCAAGAGAAGGTAGATGGAAACAAAGTGAAAGTGACCTGGATGGAGATTCCCAGGGGTCAGCGTGGGGGCTGTATCAGAAATTACAGTATCTATTTAGAGAACAGCAATGGACACCTGCAGCGTT ACTCTGTGCCAGCATCAGAGAAGACGTACACTGTCCAAGGTCTGTCTCCAGATACCCACAGCCTGTGGATGACTGCTTCCACTGATAAAGGAGAAGGTCCTGCAGGTCAAAAGGTCAAGTTCTTCATCGAGG AGGAAGCCCCTCTATCGCTGCTGCTTGTGTGTCTTGTCATCCTGCTGTTCGTGCTGTTTCTGATATGCCTGTGGCAGTGTCCAGCTGTAAAGCAGAG GTTTTGCGGTCTTTTTGAGTGTCTCATGCTGGAGGCTGTTCTGGATCCTGCAAACAGCAAATGGGCAAAAGAGTGTACACAGGAGAAG GGCAAAATTAACCTCCAGCTGCCGCGAAGTCCCTGCAGTATAactgaagaggaagaagagccaATCCTAGTGGATGTTGAGGAGCTGCCCAATCTGAGTAGTGAAACCTGCTCATCTCCTGTTGACTCCACACAGCTCTCGTCTGAAACAGGCCTGACCCCTCTGATGGAGCAAACCACACTGCATTACCCTCTGACCACATACATCAAGAGCTTGTCCCACGATTCAGacacttctgataaaacagaGACCTCTCTGGACACAAACTCAACCATTGACTACATCTCGTCACATGGGCTGGGAGAAATAGACGAAGAGGATCAGGAGGAAGAAGAGTTCCCACAAACAATGGGTTTCTTCTCCAGCCACAACATTTTTATGGGGTCACTGGAGTTTGGAGGGAAGCTGACTCTGGATGCAGTCAAAATTGATTGCACAGACTTCTTTCAGAACATGTAG
- the il12rb2 gene encoding interleukin-12 receptor subunit beta-2 isoform X2 — translation MATMSRAWSILAAVMAMQLCTGLKSCSISSSAGRVVHRGSTFRVYCTFQCESKRSTERSIRSYPPSTKRDYAVLNSTTIYHEVVNITEERTFSCEDPCHPAKEPCGMDIEAGYPPEKPKNISCILNVTNNKTGIVKCTREKGRNTFVRNTSVLWEISVFENHTAAPVLHSISSKGSVSQSASISVSSSARKISVWVKIENVLGSAESIPLNYTLTDIAMPLAPVLGQPECFSRMCIVKVEQSVRTRYIEIQYTADTQTWTSTLNSMSQVQVQPLEPFRLYYFTARSRFNTGHWSPWSTNTSGWTQEEAPAKELDVWYIEDPSDNNSLRLYWKKPSVSIARGKIIQYKVSVYSQKAQTLIFTTNMSAEAWNYKVPFCADCEVKVWAYNSKGPSPPARITTRHRKAKPPQDVHFSANNQSVAISWGKLETASLHADIVVEWYPEGNKQEDLRWARLGRNNHLVITVPAAGPSVQEKVDGNKVKVTWMEIPRGQRGGCIRNYSIYLENSNGHLQRYSVPASEKTYTVQGLSPDTHSLWMTASTDKGEGPAGQKVKFFIEEEAPLSLLLVCLVILLFVLFLICLWQCPAVKQRFCGLFECLMLEAVLDPANSKWAKECTQEKGKINLQLPRSPCSITEEEEEPILVDVEELPNLSSETCSSPVDSTQLSSETGLTPLMEQTTLHYPLTTYIKSLSHDSDTSDKTETSLDTNSTIDYISSHGLGEIDEEDQEEEEFPQTMGFFSSHNIFMGSLEFGGKLTLDAVKIDCTDFFQNM, via the exons ATGGCGACCATGTCCCGAGCATGGAGCATCCTGGCTGCTGTGATGGCTATGCAGCTCTGCACAG GTCTCAAATCCTGCTCCATCTCGTCCAGTGCTGGGCGTGTGGTGCACCGAGGTTCCACTTTTAGAGTGTATTGCACCTTTCAATGCGAAAGTAAAAGATCAACTGAGAGATCAATTCGCAGCTATCCCCCGTCCACAAAACGGGACTATGCAGTACTGAATTCTACAACAATATATCATGAAGTGGTCAACATTACCGAGGAACGAACATTCAGCTGTGAGGACCCTTGTCATCCTGCAAAGGAACCCTGTGGAATGGACATTGAGGCAGGCT ACCCACCAGAAAAACCTAAAAACATTTCCTGTATCCTCAATGTCACAAATAACAAAACTGGGATTGTGAAGTGCACTCGGGAGAAAGGACGCAACACTTTTGTTAGGAACACATCCGTGCTATG GGAGATATCTGTATTTGAGAACCACACAGCTGCACCTGTGCTGCACAGCATCTCCAGTAAAGGAAGTGTGTCACAGTCTGCGAGTATTTCTGTGTCCAGCTCTGCCAGGAAGATCTCTGTGTGGGTCAAGATTGAAAATGTGCTGGGTTCTGCTGAGTCCATCCCCTTAAACTACACACTTACAGACATTG CAATGCCATTGGCTCCTGTTCTTGGCCAACCTGAATGTTTCTCCCGAATGTGCATCGTCAAAGTGGAGCAGTCTGTGAGGACTCGGTACATTGAGATCCAGTACACAGCAGACACGCAAACATGGACTTCTACTTTAAACTCA ATGAGTCAAGTACAGGTTCAACCTCTGGAGCCCTTCAGGTTGTACTATTTCACAGCCAGATCAAGATTCAACACTGGACACTGGAGTCCTTGGAGTACAAACACCTCTGGCTGGACTCAGGAGGAGG ctCCTGCCAAAGAGTTGGATGTGTGGTACATAGAAGATCCCTCTGATAATAACTCCCTGAGGCTGTACTGGAAA AAGCCAAGTGTTTCTATTGCTCGAGGAAAAATCATTCAGTACAAagtcagtgtttacagtcaaaaAGCCCAAACTCTGATCTTCACCACTAACATGAGTGCGGAAGCCTGGAACTATAAAGTCCCATTTTGTGCTGACTGTGAAGTGAAAGTGTGGGCTTACAACTCCAAAGGACCCTCACCGCCTGCTAGAATTACAACCAGACACAGAAAAG CCAAGCCCCCTCAGGATGTTCACTTTTCAGCAAACAACCAGAGCGTCGCCATCTCCTGGGGAAAGCTTGAAACTGCATCTCTGCATGCAGATATTGTGGTGGAGTGGTACCCAGAGGGGAACAAACAGGAAGATCTCAGATGGGCCAGACTAGGGAGAAACAACCATTTGGTTATTACCG TCCCAGCAGCTGGCCCATCGGTCCAAGAGAAGGTAGATGGAAACAAAGTGAAAGTGACCTGGATGGAGATTCCCAGGGGTCAGCGTGGGGGCTGTATCAGAAATTACAGTATCTATTTAGAGAACAGCAATGGACACCTGCAGCGTT ACTCTGTGCCAGCATCAGAGAAGACGTACACTGTCCAAGGTCTGTCTCCAGATACCCACAGCCTGTGGATGACTGCTTCCACTGATAAAGGAGAAGGTCCTGCAGGTCAAAAGGTCAAGTTCTTCATCGAGG AGGAAGCCCCTCTATCGCTGCTGCTTGTGTGTCTTGTCATCCTGCTGTTCGTGCTGTTTCTGATATGCCTGTGGCAGTGTCCAGCTGTAAAGCAGAG GTTTTGCGGTCTTTTTGAGTGTCTCATGCTGGAGGCTGTTCTGGATCCTGCAAACAGCAAATGGGCAAAAGAGTGTACACAGGAGAAG GGCAAAATTAACCTCCAGCTGCCGCGAAGTCCCTGCAGTATAactgaagaggaagaagagccaATCCTAGTGGATGTTGAGGAGCTGCCCAATCTGAGTAGTGAAACCTGCTCATCTCCTGTTGACTCCACACAGCTCTCGTCTGAAACAGGCCTGACCCCTCTGATGGAGCAAACCACACTGCATTACCCTCTGACCACATACATCAAGAGCTTGTCCCACGATTCAGacacttctgataaaacagaGACCTCTCTGGACACAAACTCAACCATTGACTACATCTCGTCACATGGGCTGGGAGAAATAGACGAAGAGGATCAGGAGGAAGAAGAGTTCCCACAAACAATGGGTTTCTTCTCCAGCCACAACATTTTTATGGGGTCACTGGAGTTTGGAGGGAAGCTGACTCTGGATGCAGTCAAAATTGATTGCACAGACTTCTTTCAGAACATGTAG